The following proteins come from a genomic window of Gimesia chilikensis:
- a CDS encoding HNH endonuclease, producing the protein MTRNWTREELILAMGLYCRLPFGKYHNRNQDVIKLAQSIGRSASSVAMKLSNLASLDPYHQERGVKGLSGASNADRAIWQEFHSDWEGLANESQRLEQELNLIPEEPAEEVVQFEGETESTRVTKVRRAQRFFRSTVLASYDYRCCVTQIEIKDLLIASHIIPWSEDPAKRADPHNGLCLNSLHDKAFDRGLMTLDEDYRLVYSQQIRDACTGEAMNRFFKPYEGQHIYFPSRFRPDQEALQRHRNQIFIA; encoded by the coding sequence ATGACACGAAACTGGACTCGTGAAGAACTGATTCTGGCAATGGGCCTGTATTGCCGCTTACCATTCGGGAAGTATCATAATCGTAATCAAGATGTAATTAAGTTGGCTCAGTCTATTGGTCGATCAGCCTCCAGTGTTGCCATGAAACTGAGCAACCTGGCATCTCTTGATCCATATCATCAGGAGCGGGGTGTCAAAGGACTCTCAGGAGCGTCTAACGCGGACCGCGCAATCTGGCAGGAATTCCACTCTGACTGGGAAGGCCTGGCAAATGAGAGTCAGCGCCTGGAACAAGAGTTGAATCTTATTCCGGAAGAGCCTGCCGAGGAAGTGGTCCAATTCGAGGGAGAAACCGAATCGACGCGTGTGACCAAAGTGCGGCGTGCGCAACGTTTCTTCCGTTCAACGGTCCTGGCATCTTACGACTACCGATGCTGTGTGACGCAAATCGAGATCAAGGACCTTTTGATAGCAAGCCACATCATTCCCTGGAGTGAAGATCCTGCGAAACGAGCCGACCCCCACAATGGTCTTTGTCTGAATTCTCTCCACGATAAAGCCTTCGATCGCGGTCTGATGACATTGGATGAGGACTATCGTCTGGTTTATTCGCAGCAGATTCGTGATGCCTGCACAGGAGAAGCCATGAACCGCTTCTTTAAACCGTATGAGGGCCAACACATTTATTTCCCATCGCGTTTCCGTCCGGACCAGGAAGCACTTCAAAGACATCGAAATCAAATCTTTATTGCATAA